In Macadamia integrifolia cultivar HAES 741 chromosome 1, SCU_Mint_v3, whole genome shotgun sequence, a single window of DNA contains:
- the LOC122073971 gene encoding uncharacterized protein LOC122073971, whose product MKIHPAPKKRNIAFGYEINSSILEANRLMGRQKKLRRLPHIFSRVLELPCRSDADVLIEENSDCFRFIVMTDDVGNDVRAHTIEIYPGVTKIVIRGSNLLELSMDELELDVWRFRLPSSTRPKLANAVYVDGELIVTVPKGGGTDDSGDAN is encoded by the coding sequence ATGAAGATCCATCCAGCTCCAAAGAAACGGAACATCGCGTTCGGGTATGAAATCAATTCAAGCATCTTGGAGGCTAACAGACTCATGGGAAGGCAGAAGAAGCTCCGTCGACTTCCTCACATATTCAGTAGAGTCTTGGAGCTGCCCTGCCGTTCGGATGCTGACGTTTTGATCGAAGAGAATTCGGATTGTTTCCGCTTCATCGTCATGACCGACGATGTTGGCAATGATGTGAGAGCCCATACCATCGAAATTTATCCTGGAGTTACAAAGATTGTGATCAGAGGGAGCAACCTTCTTGAATTGTCTATGGACGAGCTTGAGCTCGATGTATGGAGGTTCAGGCTTCCATCATCGACAAGGCCAAAACTTGCTAATGCTGTTTATGTTGATGGGGAACTAATTGTGACTGTCCCGAAGGGTGGAGGCACCGATGACTCTGGTGATGCGAATTAA